taaactctggaacaatcttcctagcattgttcgggatgcagacacactctgtcagactaaaaacgcatctctttaacctggcatacacataacacattatcaatttattttttcaaatccgttaaaggattattaggctgcataaattaggtcagctggAACCAGGAACACtccctataacaccagatgtactcattacatcagaagaagaatggcatctacgctaatatctctgtttatcccgaggtttaccataGTCAGCCGGATCCGGGCTGTATCCACATGAGATCGAGGACCTGCGCCTAGACACGACGACAACGCAACCCTGAAGTGTCAGCAGAGATTgtgtcaactagatcatcccgTGAAGGCCTCaccgacacgacagccagtggcacagatcctcaacaaaccgtccataccggtgtgatgaatacgatcctcaactggaataaatactttaaatcctatcggacttatgatagcaacctgaatcataatcatgcactgttcactgttggccagaggagaactggccccccaactgagtctggtttctcccaaggtttttttctccattttatcaccttatgtcacctgttggagtttgggttccttgccgccatcacctttggcttgcttagttggggacacttgacatttgatattcaacgtTTTGATCTGCCAGCactgacaccattgtatgcaaactgaactgagctggatgatgacatcactgtttactccagtgctgatatagataaattaataactattgattctTACAATGGAAtaaatcaatactgaatttacttaagctggacaatgacaccaaaattatataccatttatcactgtaaagctgctttgacacaatctgcattgtaaagagcgctatataaataaaggtgacttgacaagGGAGAAGGTGACAACCTAACACTTGAAAATAGGGATGGTGGTCTACAAAATCATTTATATTCAAAAATGTGTGCGGAAATCAGTTAAAGAGAAGTTGGCCCCTTGGAATAATAAGGTATCTGacattttagaaaaaataaaagttctatcTACACAGTCGAATAGAAAGCAAAAACACCTTACACAAGCTTTCAGCAAACTGGAATGAAGCACTCTGGTGAGGAAAGATGTTTTAATGACAGATACAAGATCAACAATTCTCATCATCAGAACATGGGTCACTGAATAGAAAATACTGATGAACTTTCCCCATGTGAATTTTGTAGAAATGAATAGAGCTAGTGGATTACAAACTATTGAAGCTACAGTACACTTCAAAGCCATTGGTCCTACAGTAAAAGCACAAAATCTGCTGGTTTGCTGGGAGTTAGTCTGGGTTTAGGGTTTAATCTGAGCACTCCATTAGGATCAGTTTTCTATTAAAATGTGCATGGCTTATAAAGAGACTTTTTTTAAGACTGCAGGCTGACCGTCAGTCACAACCAAGAGTGCAGCTAAACCGGCCAATCAGAGGTCAGAGCGGGAGTGAAGATTTTGGTCCTCTAAAGCATCTCTCGGCTTCACTACTGTCCGTTCTTCACACTAAACATCTTCTCCTGAAACatacaggggaaaaaaaaaatgttgcatgTGCTGAGGCCCACATCACCCTGAGTAACAGAAGTGCAGTGAACAAAGCAACGCACTAGCGAGCAGCATTCATCCGCTAACACAAGATGTTTAACAATACAGTTTCATTACTCAACGTCATCAACGGGTTTAAAATCACACAACAAAATGTGTGGTTTTTTGCACCTTGATCATGGCCTCAAGTTTAATGGCGTCGGCAGCAAATTTGCGGATCCCGTCAGAGAGTTTCTCCACAGCCATGCGGTCCTCATTGTGCAGCCAGCGGAAGCTCTTCTCATCCAGGTGTATCTGCTCCAGATCGCACTCCTTCGCTGAAAGAAAGGTCACGCTTGCTGAAAACGTTTCAAATGGGTGGTTTAAGGTCGTGTCGGTGTCCGTGTGGATGCTCACCTCCCTGTGGCGTGAGGGAACACTTGACTGCGCTGTGGTCCTGGCTGAGCTCACCCAGCAGCCCAGGAGAGATGGTGAGCAGATCACAGCCGGCCAGAGCTTTCACTTCCCCTGTATTCCTGAAGGAGGCGCCCATCACCACCGTGCTGTAGTTGAACTTCTTATAGTAGTTGTAGATCTTGGTCACACTCTGCACACCTGAGAGAAAGACAGCGACGTCAAGACAGAAGCTGGACTAGTGGAATGAAAAGAGACCCACATGTAGGACACTACACAAGAGTTTAGCCCGGACAGCCCTGAAACGGCACATGAAACTGCAGAAGTCTTTGCAGAAACTTGGGGTCACATGCTGGACGTGTCTAAAGCAAAGTCATATATGAGGAAATATCACCGCATCAATCACTTTTTCTAATCTCTCCATTTTCATGCTGTTGGACCACTGTTTTTTCATCAAAACTTCAAACTCATTACAGTCACTTTGTCTGCTGTTGAACTCTTGCCTGTGTGGAGAATAGATTGAGCATTTTGGACTACTGCCTTGAGCACGTAAACACACTGACACATCCGGTGTGCGATATCTGTCCTACACATGACGCTTCACTAAACCCTTCAAGAGTGTCCCCCGGCAGCATGTGTCACTATAGCTAGTGTTTGCTCATCCTGTAGAATATGAGGGTAAACGTTTCAATCAGATTATGCCTTTTTGTGCTTTTGCCCTGATATTTAGACATTAACAATACGAGATGTTGAATGTTTCCGTCTGAGCTATCATCTGAGAACATGCCTGGGTCTTCATGGGGCTCGTAGTTTTTGCGGTCTGTGTTTTCCTTGTACCAGTCCAGGATTCGGCCCACAAACGGGGAGATGAGGGTGACGCGAGCCTCAGCACATGCGACCGCCTGGGCGAATGAAAACAGCAGAGTCATGTTGCAATGGATCCCGTGTTTCTCCTCCAACTCCCTGACaaacagtcaaacacacagacgTCAGCAGACTAGCTCTCATCTGTTAATTAATAATACAGGTGCACTCGATGAATTAGCTTTCACACCATGTGTGCAGTCATCATGACAACACTGTGATGAATTAACACCGTCATCTAATAAGCTGTTGTgaacacactcactgtccggccTGAATGCCCTCCCATGTGGAGGAGAGTTTGATGAGAATGCGCTCTTTACCGACTCCCGCCTCTTCATACAGAGAGATGAGCCTCCGGGCGCGAGACACCATTGCCTCTTTATCAAACGACAGCCTGAAAATCAAACATCACATGTCATTAAACATCTTgtgacaaacacatacacaaatgaTTTAGTGCATAACAACATCAAATATGCAGACAGTCCAGCAGGTGCCGGATGGTACTGTAAAAATCATGAAATGGAtaataactttcattaataacCCATTAacaacattataatattattatcattttgtattatttgttattatataacattatataatgttgAACATGTCAGTAGATAATATATTCACAGCTAGAAAAATTAGCTCGTTAATGTTTACTTAATGAACATTACATGATTAACAGatctttatttaaataaattaaaatgtttacaaatgtCATTATACTTTTGGTTCACATCACATTGATCATGGCACTCTTTAAAAATCTACAAATGATTTTAACAGATgttataaaatgattaaaagctTATTTTAAGGAGAGCGTTCCTATAGTTTTGCCTGTGGTATCGTCATCGGTACTGAGAACTGTGAAATTTGGACTACTGAAATGTGGCGTCGTGACAGAACTAGTGTAGATCATGTAACGTCACCTGACTCTTACCTGGCATCGACTTCAGTGGAGACGCGGCCAGGAACCTTCTTTAAGATTTCCAGACCAAAGCTCACAAACAGCTTGTCCATGGCATTGGTCACCTGCTCCTCCTCACTCCTGAAATTGAATATTGTTTATTAGAGCTGTAAGAAACTATAAAGCAGAGCATATTTGTGCACAACAGTCCCATTTCTAGCAACCTTTCAACAGGGACAAAGTGAGCAGAGTGAATTTTGCTCATGGTCTGAGGAAAGGACAGCAATGCTCTTACCCGCCGTTAGCCATGCCGTATTTTATGGCCTGGTCCACGAGGTGCTGGTAAGTGGACATTTTAGCTGCAGCCAGAATGAGAGACGGATTGGTCGTGGCATCCTGTGGCTTGTACTCTTCAATAGCTGCCGAGGAGAAAACATGGCAAATTGAAGCAACTAACATTTGATGATATACGGAGCAGAAATGATCAGAAGATGATATCAGTGACTGTTAATTTAAAGGAGTGTGATCACAGCTGGTGCAAAAAAAGATTTCTGGTTCAAAACTCTACATTTACCATTACATACAGCTTGAATCTTTATTAACTGATAATAACTCCTGTCCTGTTCGTCATTTTTGCCAACAAAGATGATTCTGGAGTACGGTTAACCTAAAACCTAGTTATTCTGGTTTATGAGGCTTTGTCTGAACATAATCTGAGTCAATGAATAGGAGATGagtaataaaacacacacagacaataGGCGTCTTCAGTCCTTTATTAGGGCAGGAGTCGGCAATCTACGGCACGCCGCTTAATCACTGCCATGTGACAACAGCTAAAGAGATGCATGTAGTCCCTTGAACTTGCATTCGGATATACATCTGAGGCAATCATTCCTCAGTCACACGGCCTGTTTTATTAAGAACGGAGCTAGCagtttttgctttgtgtttaaCACAGTCTGTGGATTTTCAGCCGATTGAGGATGTTTAATCTGCCTCAGACAGTCGGTGAGAGAGAtcgatctgattggctgatcaGATTAGCAAACTAATGCATGAGAATAATAGCAAAAGTGAAAAGTAAGCAAACGACAAAGTTAAGAAGGCACAGATGGAAGGCTGTTCCTATTTAACCATCTCTTCTGAGCCTttcaatatgcaaatattttcataacaaCATGGCTGTCTGGAAGGAAAAAGTGAAGACCATCTTTCCTcacacgcaggcgcagaacacACACGCTAGTCGGCCAATGGCTGTAGACTTTGCAGTTCAAGCACATCCTTTTGGCCAAAACAGTCGGCTTTCATCGCCGCTAGTTTATTGATGCTGGTTTGGTGTGTCATGGCTTCAACATGAACACTCGTATGTCAACTGTTACATACCGTTCATATGGGATGTCTGGCAAATGAACATGCGTTTGCAGTGAAAATCGCTTATTTGATTATAACAGTTAATTATACACCAACAATGAGTggaattataaataatttaaattagttACAACAATATTCTGCCAGCGGGAGGACAGTCTGTAAGCTAACTTTTCCTTTCATTAAAGACTTCCGTTCATCTGCAGACAGAAAAGGCCACAGACCATCAGAACAGAATGGATTTTACACAAAGAAAATTGACAGCCTCCTTCCTTTGTAACTGCCTTTATTAAAATACACCACAGCTCTAACTCATACAGCAGtttaatcatttttacagtTCAGCTGCCTAGTAGGTTGCGGTTTTATGTGGACGATTGGGACACAAGTGAAGTACAAACCAttcttttcaaaataaataatagcaTTCGGGTTTGTGCTGAATAGCAGGTCCGTTTCAATTTGGATGAAGCCATTTGCATTCTGTCTTTCAATCTGGTCACCTAATTTCTCTTTCCAAATTGTAGCATCTCACTCTCTTTAATAATAACTTATAAGTAGAGCAGCACGATTAATTGTGAGTAACCGGCAAAATACCGGAAGTGACGCGTTCCACGGTGCCGCAGGTTTTAATATACATGCGCTGTAATTATTTAGTGAGTTTGGATTGCTTTTAACACTTATCTGGAAACGCAATGTGCGGCATTTAATAAGATTTGTAAGGCAAGTCATCTATAAACCTACACAAGTGCCGGAGAATACATCAgtatggattaattgcatttaaaaaaaaaaaaatttaaaaaaaggttaagggttttattgcattttggggaaaaaataatccgtttttataataaacttttgaaaatgaaaatctagatttgaatttttaatgtttttataaccaaaagatacTATGTGAAAGAtggaaacagaaaatagtggttttcatcttgcggATTTATAGCGATGGAGTTTTGGatatagctgaatttattaaaataaccccattcataagtatgtgaaccattgattctcaatactgtgtgtggtcacctgatgatccacgactgattttatgttttgtgatggttgttcatgagtctcttgtttgttctgagcagttaaactgagctctgttcttcagaaaaatcctccagatcctgcaaattcatcagttttcaagcatcttctgcatatttgaaccctttccagcagtgactgtgtaattttgagattcatcttttcacactgaggacgactgagagactcaaactcaactattaaaaaaggttcaaacattcactgatgctccagaggGAAAAACGatgcaaaaatattattttgtgttctgaagatgaacgaaggtcttgcgaatttggaacgacatgagggagagtaattaatgacagaaattacatttttgggtgaactaaccctttaagataccTTTAATAtttcttgagttacaggcatgcaaacttgagaccaaaaaaaaaaaaaaaaaaaaaaaaaaaaaaaccaagaggtgctttttgccattttttaactatcccttttggcatataatgaaacaaatatTGCTAAAGTCAAGAGATTTTACTAACAGAGCTACCAATCTCTGATTTCAATAAAAGCAgtttttggactaacaaggaagttttgggttctgaaacttacaggatgtttttatagtacaatgacctcttatatgttaAAAGATCAAGGacaattttatttctaaattcaTGACCCCTTGAACACAGTCCCTTTATTTGTCTGGTTGTGTGTAAATTCATAACTCTCAGGAACTTGTCAATGGAGATCAACTGCCGGATCATCATGACAGTGCAGAAATCTGCAAAGGGGAGTTTTATCCTCCTTCGCCTCCTTGtgtaaaaacaaacactgaaatCACTGATCGGCAGTGGTGAGTTTCACAAGACAGTCTTAGGCAATGGAATCTGATGCAAGTTACAGCCGCCCGATTCATCCAACAATGAATGCTGGACTTTGGACTTCATCCAAAACTCATTTCTGTGTCCTGGACAAAGTTACAGTTTCTGGACTGTCAGAGAAAGTCCAGTCTGTCTGTTAACAGAGTTCACATCTGTGAAAAACAGCTTTAAACAACACCTTTGTACCagtggtgtagtctagtttTTTGTAGTGAGTATACTGTGACCCCAACCACCAGCCCCCCCAAGAGTTCATTTTTGGTcacgagtttatggtcactgaatattgaaatttgttctGAGGTAACATTACAGGCATGAAAACGGGTCggggtgaaaaaggtgagaaggatattacccctctaggggggtccgggcgCATGCTCCCCCGGAAGAAAAATTTTAATAttccacattttaaagcatcaatctgATGCATTTTGAGATGCTTTTTTTGCCAACCTGGGGAGAGCTGGAGAAACTTAACTTCAGCCATGAGTCAAAAATGATCATGGCCTCCTTACTAAGTATTATGCAAGCCATTTCATGCCAGCCTGTCACTGggtctaacatttacagtatatttgggggaagaacctaacgctatgattggtcgaactcttcttcttttgctgttgcttgATTTGAGGACTGCGCGTGCACAGAGGCATCATCAGGTTTTTGCGTAGTTTAGAGTTacaaatcgtaccagcgtactttgaAGTCAAAATGCGTATCCGCTACGTAAATTGTGTACAGGTTGGCAGGTCTACTTATTAGAACAGTGGAGCACTTTACCTTCTGCCTTGTCAGTCCCCTCACCTCAAAATCTAACTCCTCAAAAACTGTAGCATTAGCTAATAATTTTCCACCGGAGCTTTAGCTAGCTGGCTAACGTTGTGTTCTCTCCTACTGTGTTCAATGACTCAATTCATCAAGCtgtagctaacgttagctaagTCTATGTCAACAGAGCTCCTGGGTAACTTATAtaccagaaaatattaaaattattgaaaccattcagggctcaacgctaaggattttttctgCTGGCCCAGTTGGGCCAGTag
The nucleotide sequence above comes from Chanodichthys erythropterus isolate Z2021 chromosome 7, ASM2448905v1, whole genome shotgun sequence. Encoded proteins:
- the taldo1 gene encoding transaldolase, with the translated sequence MSVSPDKRRKMESALEQIKKYTVVVADTGDFNAIEEYKPQDATTNPSLILAAAKMSTYQHLVDQAIKYGMANGGSEEEQVTNAMDKLFVSFGLEILKKVPGRVSTEVDARLSFDKEAMVSRARRLISLYEEAGVGKERILIKLSSTWEGIQAGQELEEKHGIHCNMTLLFSFAQAVACAEARVTLISPFVGRILDWYKENTDRKNYEPHEDPGVQSVTKIYNYYKKFNYSTVVMGASFRNTGEVKALAGCDLLTISPGLLGELSQDHSAVKCSLTPQGAKECDLEQIHLDEKSFRWLHNEDRMAVEKLSDGIRKFAADAIKLEAMIKEKMFSVKNGQ